One Hippoglossus hippoglossus isolate fHipHip1 chromosome 5, fHipHip1.pri, whole genome shotgun sequence genomic window carries:
- the si:dkey-222f2.1 gene encoding intermediate filament protein ON3, translated as MSLSRTKRISSSSSVRSSSTSRRLSGYGPGQGAFTGVSLSSSSLYAGANGHHHGLGAPLASLSVNKSLLAPLNLEIDPNLSMSRAHEKEQIKSLNNRFASFIDKVRFLEQQNKMLETKLELLQGQGVGRSNVEPLFEAYMAGLRRQMDLVNNDKTKLDGELRNMQGLVEDYKHKYEDEINKRNNLENDFVILKKDVDSAYLVKADLEDKVGALTDEINFLRNVYDEELRELQASIKDTSVVVQMDNSRSLNMEQIVAEVKSQYEDIAARSREEAEAWYKSKFDQMSVQASQFGDELRVVKGEVAEVTRLISRLQSEIEAVKAQRGSLENQLAEAEERGELAVKEAKARTRDLEDALQRAKQDMARQLREYQDLMNLKLALDIEIATYRKLLEGEEDRLGHQSILNIQAVSNYSTKSNNGYHSNSSSPAPKLLIKTTETRDNSRYSTH; from the exons ATGAGTCTGAGTCGTACAAAGAgaatcagctccagcagctcagtgCGGAGCAGCAGCACGTCCAGGAGGCTGAGCGGCTACGGTCCAGGTCAGGGGGCCTTCACCGGCGTCTCCctgagcagcagctctctgtACGCGGGTGCCAACGGGCATCACCACGGCCTCGGGGCCCCCCTGGCGTCCCTGTCGGTCAACAAGAGCCTGTTGGCCCCCCTCAACCTGGAGATCGACCCCAACCTGTCGATGAGCCGAGCCCACGAGAAGGAGCAGATCAAGAGCCTCAACAACCGCTTCGCAAGCTTCATCGACAAG GTGCGTTTCCTGGAGCAGCAGAACAAGATGCTGGAGACgaagctggagctgctgcagggtCAGGGGGTGGGCCGCTCCAACGTGGAGCCCCTGTTCGAGGCCTACATGGCGGGACTGAGGCGCCAAATGGACCTGGTCAACAACGACAAGACCAAACTGGACGGGGAGCTGAGGAACATGCAGGGCCTGGTGGAGGACTacaaacacaa GTACGAGGACGAGATTAACAAGAGGAACAACCTGGAGAACGACTTTGTTATCCTGAAGAAg GATGTAGACTCGGCCTACCTGGTGAAGGCAGATCTGGAGGACAAGGTGGGAGCTCTGACTGACGAAATCAACTTCCTGCGCAACGTCTACGATGAG GAGCTGCGTGAGCTGCAGGCCAGCATCAAGGACACGTCGGTGGTGGTGCAGATGGACAACAGCCGCAGCCTGAACATGGAGCAGATTGTGGCTGAGGTCAAATCCCAGTATGAGGACATCGCAGCCCGCAGccgagaggaggcagaggcctGGTACAAGAGCaag TTCGACCAAATGTCGGTTCAGGCCAGTCAGTTCGGAGACGAGCTCCGCGTTGTGAAGGGGGAGGTGGCCGAGGTCACCCGACTGATCAGCCGGCTGCAGAGCGAGATAGAGGCCGTCAAAGCTCAG CGTGGCAGTCTGGAGAACCAGCTGGCTGAGGCGGAGGAGCGTGGGGAGCTGGCTGTGAAAGAAGCCAAGGCCCGAACCAGAGACCTGGAGGACGCCCTGCAGAGAGCCAAGCAGGACATGGCCAGACAGCTCCGAGAGTACCAG GACCTGATGAACCTGAAACTGGCTCTGGACATTGAGATCGCCACctacaggaagctgctggaaggagaggaggacag ACTCGGACACCAGTCCATCCTCAACATTCAGGCCGTCTCCAACTACA GTACTAAAAGTAATAACGGTTACCACAGTAACAGCAGCTCTCCTGCTCCAAAACTGCTGATAAAGACGACTGAGACCAGAGATAACAGCAGATACAGcacacactga